From a region of the Pirellulales bacterium genome:
- a CDS encoding phosphotransferase, with the protein MLDNPYNLSPILAYYPTDCQPTGAPESIADGGFSGSRIWRVQTQRGVLCLRCWPSEYPAQRLAWIHGILARVYSGGFCLVPVPIRAISCDTFVCRNGYLWQLEPWLLGKAQVDNAGLQPISPARVESAVTALAEFHIAVAADPANHLPDGPPPGIVQRLAQLNALQSGGLDRLSEAIASKRHVWLELAERAVPLLAAFRLVAPARGERLRQAAQQCVAIRPCIRDIHREHVLFEGDRVTGIVDFGAMQPDNVACDIARLLGSMAGDDAALWQAGLQAYQRLQALSEVERPLVQIYDESSTLLSGIHWLQWVFAEGRQFENRQGVLMRFEEILGRLIRLAQRKSHGEGVIV; encoded by the coding sequence ATGCTCGATAACCCCTACAATCTGTCCCCAATCCTCGCATATTACCCGACTGATTGTCAGCCTACTGGGGCGCCAGAATCCATTGCCGATGGGGGCTTTAGCGGATCGCGGATTTGGCGGGTGCAGACCCAACGGGGCGTCCTCTGCCTGCGCTGTTGGCCGAGTGAATATCCGGCCCAGCGACTGGCTTGGATTCATGGAATTCTGGCTAGAGTTTACTCGGGCGGATTTTGCCTCGTGCCGGTGCCCATTCGGGCCATATCGTGTGACACTTTTGTGTGCCGGAACGGCTATCTGTGGCAATTGGAGCCTTGGCTGCTTGGGAAGGCGCAGGTTGATAACGCTGGGCTTCAGCCCATAAGTCCGGCGCGGGTAGAAAGTGCGGTCACCGCTCTGGCTGAATTCCACATCGCCGTGGCGGCTGACCCGGCTAACCATCTTCCGGATGGCCCGCCTCCAGGAATTGTTCAACGGCTTGCCCAATTGAACGCATTGCAATCGGGCGGACTGGATCGGCTTAGCGAGGCAATCGCCTCCAAGCGGCACGTTTGGCTGGAACTGGCTGAGCGTGCGGTTCCGCTGCTGGCGGCGTTCCGATTGGTGGCGCCGGCAAGGGGCGAAAGATTGCGTCAGGCCGCCCAACAATGTGTGGCTATTCGACCATGTATTCGCGACATCCACCGCGAACATGTACTGTTCGAAGGAGATCGGGTAACTGGAATTGTCGATTTTGGCGCGATGCAGCCGGACAACGTGGCGTGTGATATTGCGCGATTGCTGGGGAGCATGGCCGGCGATGATGCGGCATTGTGGCAGGCCGGCCTGCAAGCATACCAGCGGCTGCAAGCGCTTTCCGAAGTGGAACGTCCATTGGTGCAGATTTACGATGAAAGCAGCACGCTGCTGTCGGGCATTCACTGGCTGCAATGGGTGTTCGCCGAGGGGAGGCAATTTGAGAATCGCCAGGGGGTGCTGATGCGTTTTGAGGAAATCCTGGGGCGTTTGATTCGTTTGGCGCAGCGAAAATCGCACGGCGAAGGCGTGATAGTATGA
- a CDS encoding P-II family nitrogen regulator → MKFVIAIIQPTKLEAVRQALHKLEVTRMTVCDAQGNARQRGRTEMYRGHEYKTHLLRKIALEIMVNDDFLDRTIEAITTVARTGSDGEIGDGKIFVVPAMEAVSIAGSVRGPEGVN, encoded by the coding sequence ATGAAGTTCGTCATCGCCATCATTCAACCCACGAAGTTGGAAGCGGTTCGCCAGGCGCTCCACAAGCTGGAAGTCACCCGGATGACCGTTTGCGATGCTCAGGGCAATGCCCGTCAACGCGGCCGCACCGAAATGTATCGTGGGCATGAATACAAAACCCACTTGCTCCGCAAAATTGCCCTCGAAATCATGGTCAACGATGATTTTTTGGATCGCACGATCGAAGCCATCACCACCGTGGCCCGGACCGGCTCGGACGGCGAAATTGGCGACGGAAAAATTTTCGTCGTCCCCGCAATGGAAGCCGTTTCCATCGCGGGTTCCGTGCGCGGACCCGAAGGTGTCAATTAG
- a CDS encoding thioredoxin family protein, with product MANLRNPYRGFIWTACLAALAMLLVGTKAKAQLTQLQPLDSLSNSANGPGGEKLKASGFFTPAENGKPAMLYVTAELAPSWHTYSITQAAGGPNKTRLKVATSADYKVTGDFHAKPAAEIHHYEDIWPGLVVEEHEGRVTWSAPLEIAAGVNVAKLEIPGAVYAQVCAKDCLPPTDYKFVARLATSKDIESLKNQSTGPNNESPSKGPPQGATENTQPSVAQNPSFNPSAPTAMKGVVAAVEAAPGKSLAAVLLSAFLGGVILNLMPCVLPVIGLKLLTFVEQSHQHRSRVFLLNVWYTLGLMSVFMVLATLACGASLGLRSENLSWGEQFSSTAFNIVMSGVVFVMALSFLGVWEIPIPGFVGSGLAAEAATHEGAAGAFAKGVLSTVLATPCSGPFLGPVFGFTLQQSPGVIYSIFAAIGLGMASPYLVIGAFPRLIRFLPKPGAWMDTFKQIMGFVLLGTVVFLFTFLNRDYVVPTFGMLIGLWAACWWIGRTPLTAEFAQKLKGWVQGGVIGAVAGYASFALLLPHASLLPWQPFSAEALAKYRAEGKTVMVDFTADWCLTCKTNLKFAIETDNVRKLIQANNVVPLLADWTHDSPEIKDALAALRWNSIPVLAIFPADRPDKPIVLHDLITQSQLLEALEQAGPSQAIVADKQTAMQ from the coding sequence ATGGCGAACTTGCGCAACCCTTACCGCGGATTTATTTGGACGGCGTGCCTCGCGGCGCTGGCGATGTTGCTTGTTGGCACTAAGGCTAAAGCCCAGTTGACGCAGCTGCAGCCGTTGGATTCGCTCTCCAATTCCGCCAATGGCCCGGGTGGCGAAAAGCTGAAGGCCTCGGGCTTTTTTACGCCTGCAGAAAACGGCAAGCCGGCCATGCTGTATGTGACGGCCGAATTGGCGCCCAGTTGGCACACGTACTCGATCACACAGGCAGCGGGCGGGCCGAACAAAACGCGGCTCAAGGTTGCCACATCCGCGGATTACAAGGTGACAGGCGATTTTCATGCGAAGCCGGCGGCGGAAATTCATCACTACGAAGATATTTGGCCTGGATTGGTAGTGGAGGAACACGAAGGACGGGTGACTTGGAGCGCGCCGTTGGAGATTGCCGCCGGGGTCAACGTGGCCAAGTTGGAAATTCCCGGCGCGGTGTATGCCCAGGTGTGCGCGAAAGATTGCTTGCCGCCGACGGACTATAAATTCGTGGCGCGACTGGCAACGAGCAAAGACATTGAATCGCTCAAGAATCAATCGACCGGTCCTAATAACGAAAGTCCGTCTAAAGGCCCGCCGCAAGGGGCGACGGAAAATACGCAGCCAAGCGTGGCCCAAAACCCGTCGTTCAACCCCTCGGCTCCGACGGCCATGAAAGGGGTGGTTGCGGCGGTGGAAGCGGCTCCGGGCAAATCGCTGGCAGCGGTGCTGCTGTCGGCCTTTCTCGGCGGAGTCATCTTGAATTTGATGCCGTGCGTCCTGCCGGTGATTGGGCTGAAGCTGCTGACATTTGTGGAGCAAAGCCACCAGCATCGGAGCCGTGTTTTTTTGCTGAATGTGTGGTACACGCTGGGGTTGATGTCGGTATTCATGGTGTTGGCGACGTTGGCTTGCGGGGCCAGCTTGGGATTGCGTTCGGAGAATTTGTCGTGGGGCGAACAATTCAGTTCCACGGCGTTCAATATCGTGATGAGCGGCGTGGTGTTTGTGATGGCGCTGAGTTTCCTGGGGGTGTGGGAAATTCCGATTCCGGGGTTTGTCGGGAGCGGCCTGGCGGCGGAAGCGGCCACCCACGAGGGAGCGGCCGGGGCTTTCGCCAAGGGAGTGTTGTCGACCGTGCTGGCCACGCCGTGCAGCGGACCGTTTTTGGGGCCGGTGTTTGGGTTCACGCTGCAGCAATCGCCGGGGGTCATCTACTCGATATTTGCGGCCATCGGCCTGGGGATGGCATCGCCGTATTTGGTGATTGGGGCCTTTCCGCGGCTGATTCGCTTTTTGCCCAAGCCCGGCGCGTGGATGGATACGTTCAAGCAGATCATGGGTTTTGTGTTGCTGGGGACGGTGGTGTTTTTGTTCACGTTTTTGAATCGGGATTATGTGGTGCCGACGTTCGGCATGTTGATTGGATTGTGGGCGGCTTGTTGGTGGATTGGCCGGACTCCGCTGACAGCTGAGTTCGCCCAAAAGCTGAAAGGCTGGGTCCAAGGCGGGGTGATTGGCGCAGTGGCGGGTTACGCATCATTTGCGTTGCTGTTGCCGCACGCATCACTGTTGCCTTGGCAGCCGTTTTCGGCGGAGGCCTTGGCGAAATATCGGGCGGAAGGCAAAACCGTGATGGTCGATTTCACTGCCGATTGGTGCCTGACGTGCAAAACGAATTTGAAATTCGCCATTGAAACCGACAACGTGCGAAAACTGATTCAGGCGAACAATGTGGTGCCGCTATTGGCCGACTGGACGCACGATTCGCCGGAGATTAAGGATGCGCTGGCGGCATTGCGGTGGAACTCGATACCGGTGTTGGCGATTTTTCCCGCCGACCGGCCCGACAAACCGATTGTGCTGCACGATTTGATCACGCAAAGCCAGTTGCTGGAGGCGCTGGAGCAGGCGGGGCCATCGCAAGCGATCGTGGCCGACAAACAAACGGCGATGCAGTGA
- the glgX gene encoding glycogen debranching protein GlgX yields the protein MLRPASPSHTHPALQFTHPLPYGAILHDDGVQFVVFSRSATAMRLLLYDRVDDREPAEVIPFDHETDRWGDLWSIFLPGIGAGQLYHFQADGPFDPEQGQRFNGKCRLIDPYAKALAGGFLPSDDGIIRPPKCVVIDDLFDWENDRHLRRPLADTVIYELHVRGFTRDATSGVQRPGTYLGVIEKIPHLKSLGVTAVELMPVHEFPMESPWGQKLERPNYWGYDPLAFFAPHQGYSAGNEPGCQVNEFKQMVKALHEAGIEVILDVVFNHTAEGNELGPTLSLKGLENRVYYMLGNGGSFYRNFTGCGNTINGNHPIVREMLFLCLRNWVQNYHIDGFRFDLASILSRNRHGEIIANPPVVEMIAEDPLLADTKVIAEAWDAAGAYQVGSFANLRWAEWNGRYRDELRQYWRGDAHLLGGMATRLAGSADLYQAGGRQPYHSINFVTCHDGFSLNDLVSYSMKHNEDNGEGNRDGDNNSYSANYGVEGPSRKKNIEAIRQRQIKNFLATLLLSQGVPMLLAGDECRRTQRGNNNAYCQDNQVSWFDWSLVEQHPDLIRFVQSLVMFRRSNPTLRRRNFLSGISARQGELPDVSWFDPAGHGIDWKNGEQGLVCIFGAPMGSNEQARHVMLMLNPIGQPREFMVPDLVRTVRWRRFIDTAAESPADVFPNLDGPPPPLSGPIKLAERSLVCYVSG from the coding sequence ATGCTGCGTCCCGCATCACCTTCGCACACGCATCCTGCGTTGCAATTTACCCATCCGCTGCCGTATGGAGCGATTTTGCACGACGACGGCGTGCAGTTTGTGGTGTTTAGCCGCTCGGCCACGGCGATGCGGCTGTTGTTGTACGATCGAGTGGATGATCGGGAACCGGCGGAGGTCATTCCGTTCGATCACGAAACCGACCGTTGGGGCGATTTGTGGAGCATTTTTTTGCCGGGCATCGGCGCCGGGCAATTGTACCACTTTCAGGCTGATGGCCCATTCGATCCGGAGCAAGGGCAGCGGTTTAATGGGAAGTGCCGACTGATCGATCCTTACGCAAAGGCCCTGGCCGGCGGTTTCCTGCCCAGCGACGACGGCATTATTCGGCCGCCGAAGTGCGTGGTGATTGACGATTTATTCGATTGGGAGAACGATCGCCATCTGCGACGTCCCTTGGCGGATACGGTGATTTACGAATTGCACGTGCGGGGTTTCACCCGCGACGCCACCAGCGGCGTGCAGCGGCCGGGCACGTATTTGGGCGTAATCGAAAAAATTCCGCATTTGAAATCGCTGGGCGTGACGGCGGTGGAGTTGATGCCGGTGCATGAATTCCCGATGGAATCGCCCTGGGGACAAAAGCTGGAGCGGCCCAATTATTGGGGATACGATCCACTGGCGTTTTTCGCGCCGCACCAAGGTTATTCAGCCGGTAATGAGCCGGGCTGCCAGGTGAATGAATTCAAGCAGATGGTGAAGGCCCTGCACGAGGCGGGCATTGAGGTGATTTTGGACGTGGTGTTCAATCATACGGCCGAAGGGAACGAATTGGGCCCCACGCTGAGCCTGAAAGGGCTGGAGAACCGGGTGTATTACATGCTGGGGAACGGGGGAAGTTTTTATCGGAATTTCACCGGTTGCGGCAATACGATCAACGGCAACCATCCGATTGTCCGCGAAATGCTGTTTTTGTGTCTGCGGAATTGGGTGCAGAATTATCACATTGACGGGTTCCGGTTCGATTTGGCTTCGATCCTCAGCCGCAATCGGCACGGCGAGATTATCGCCAATCCGCCGGTGGTGGAAATGATTGCCGAAGACCCGCTGCTGGCCGACACCAAGGTGATTGCCGAAGCCTGGGATGCGGCCGGCGCGTACCAAGTGGGATCGTTTGCGAATTTGCGGTGGGCCGAATGGAACGGGCGCTATCGAGATGAATTGCGGCAATATTGGCGCGGCGATGCGCACCTGCTGGGCGGCATGGCCACGCGGCTGGCCGGCTCGGCCGATTTATACCAGGCGGGCGGGCGGCAGCCGTATCACAGCATTAACTTCGTCACCTGCCACGACGGCTTCTCGCTGAACGATTTAGTCAGCTACTCGATGAAGCACAACGAGGACAACGGCGAAGGCAACCGCGACGGCGACAACAACAGCTACAGCGCGAATTACGGCGTGGAGGGCCCATCGCGCAAAAAAAATATCGAAGCCATTCGCCAGCGGCAGATCAAAAACTTTTTAGCCACGCTGCTGTTAAGCCAGGGTGTGCCGATGCTATTGGCCGGCGACGAATGCCGGCGCACGCAGCGCGGCAACAACAACGCCTATTGCCAGGATAACCAGGTGTCGTGGTTCGATTGGTCGCTGGTGGAGCAACATCCGGATTTGATTCGGTTTGTGCAATCGCTGGTGATGTTTCGACGGAGCAACCCCACGCTGCGGCGGCGCAACTTCCTGAGCGGCATTTCCGCGCGGCAGGGCGAGTTGCCGGACGTCAGTTGGTTCGATCCGGCCGGGCACGGCATCGATTGGAAAAACGGGGAGCAAGGGCTGGTTTGCATTTTCGGCGCGCCGATGGGGAGTAATGAGCAGGCCCGCCACGTGATGCTGATGCTGAATCCGATTGGCCAGCCGCGGGAATTTATGGTGCCTGACCTGGTACGCACCGTTCGGTGGCGTCGGTTTATTGACACGGCTGCGGAATCGCCTGCGGATGTCTTCCCCAATCTGGATGGCCCACCGCCGCCGCTTAGCGGCCCAATTAAATTGGCCGAGCGGTCGCTGGTGTGCTACGTGTCGGGGTGA
- a CDS encoding ion channel, translated as MNLLVGLASVAVIVGLLVDAFETTVLPRRVTHRFRFVRLFYVTTWKCWRGIGLWVPTGKWRESFLSLFGPLSLLTLLATWVIGLIFGFALLHWSLGTTVHSPDSTISFVTYLYWSGNTFFTLGYGDVTPVSSLGRVLAVGEAGIGFGFLALIIGYLPVIYQTFSRREAMIALLDARAGSPPSAAQLLWRVGKAGDIPAVMPFLAEWERWSAELLESHLSFPMLSFYRSQHDNQSWLSSLTAVLDTCAVFIALVKDHNPFQAQLTFAISRHAAVDLSLVLKCPPLTEYHNRLPAERLQHLREALQGVGFVLQEGHLADAKLAELRSMYEPFVNGLSKRLLFNLPPFVHERNIADNWQRSALKRAPELSSLAAPSTGDTHF; from the coding sequence ATGAACCTACTGGTGGGTTTGGCCAGCGTCGCGGTGATTGTGGGTCTGCTGGTCGATGCGTTTGAGACGACGGTTTTGCCGCGGCGGGTAACGCACCGGTTTCGGTTTGTCCGATTGTTTTACGTCACTACCTGGAAATGCTGGCGCGGCATTGGGCTGTGGGTGCCGACGGGCAAATGGCGGGAATCGTTTTTGAGCCTGTTTGGACCGTTATCGCTGTTGACGTTGTTGGCGACGTGGGTGATTGGATTGATTTTTGGTTTCGCGCTGTTGCACTGGTCGCTGGGCACGACGGTGCATTCGCCGGACAGCACGATTTCGTTTGTGACGTATTTGTATTGGAGCGGGAACACGTTTTTCACGCTGGGCTACGGCGACGTGACGCCGGTGAGCTCGCTGGGGCGGGTGCTGGCCGTGGGCGAAGCCGGAATAGGGTTTGGATTTTTGGCGCTGATCATTGGTTATTTGCCGGTGATCTATCAGACGTTTTCGCGGCGGGAAGCGATGATTGCGCTGCTGGATGCCCGGGCCGGCTCGCCCCCCAGCGCCGCGCAACTGCTGTGGCGTGTAGGAAAGGCGGGAGATATTCCGGCGGTGATGCCGTTTTTGGCGGAATGGGAACGGTGGTCGGCCGAGTTGCTGGAAAGCCATTTGTCGTTTCCGATGCTGAGCTTTTATCGCTCGCAGCACGACAACCAATCGTGGCTGTCGTCGTTGACGGCGGTGCTGGATACGTGCGCGGTATTCATCGCGCTGGTGAAAGATCATAATCCGTTTCAGGCGCAGTTGACGTTTGCGATTTCGCGGCATGCGGCGGTCGATTTGTCGCTGGTGTTGAAATGTCCGCCGCTGACGGAATACCACAATCGCCTGCCGGCCGAACGGCTGCAACATTTGCGCGAAGCATTGCAAGGCGTGGGTTTTGTCCTCCAGGAGGGGCATCTGGCCGACGCCAAGTTGGCGGAATTACGCAGCATGTACGAGCCGTTTGTGAATGGCCTGAGCAAGCGATTGCTGTTCAACTTGCCGCCGTTTGTGCACGAACGGAACATTGCCGACAACTGGCAACGCAGCGCTTTGAAACGGGCCCCGGAACTGAGCAGCCTTGCGGCGCCCTCGACCGGCGACACGCATTTTTAA
- a CDS encoding zinc-dependent metalloprotease: MLTLRDSIRPFLFGLAAMAVTVLWLNTAAKAAESKSDGDKPAQKTEAKDAKSDAESKSEDEDSDSGSSSSKHSDSERGSAKKPKFPPYAEFFKDADDPIPGLIKLRRKGGSLYAELSPGQLNKDFIVVISIARGIGHDMLLAGMSWNFGDDWIWQFRKTDDYIQVVRRNVRFTAAKGSPEERAVQLAYTDSVLFSLPIVTTSPSGAYVVDLNQVFMTDLPEISQMLTGFSFSSQRSTWATTKGFADNDELEVAATYASSGSTEIDSVSDTRGATINVHYSISYLPQNGYHPRLADDRVGYFLSVIKDYSIKGDEERFVRYINRWDLAKADPSADVSPPKKPIIFWLEKTIPYKYRAPVREGILEWNKAFEKAGFENAIEVRQQPDNADWDPEDINYNTFRWITSSAKFAMGPSRVNPTNGQILNASIIFDADFLQYWSTEYETFTPASIAAMTGGPLDLKSYEEQVHRQNAERGYYPACDLSTGRALDFALGSTVLMAKADSDDKAKTNAEEDRMIMQGLKEVTMHEVGHTLGLRHNFKASAYHSLEEINDPAKMKDQALVASVMDYAPAHIVPKGKTQGDYFSTTIGPYDIWAIEYGYTPDGEKKSLDKITSRSGEPALQYATDEDTRGIDSDPLVNRYDLGSDNIAYAKERAELIADLWPKIVDRVVKEGEGYEKAREAFGILLSQYGRAMYFASRYVGGVYVNRSHKGDKDAPAPYVVVDPKKQKEALELVEAEVFNDKPFQFPPDLYNHLSASRWDHWGAEVPLRNDYPVHEVISMWQGRILDQLLSSLTLDRLHDSELKVPADQDAFTTPDLIDGLTKSIFSELDTLQGGDFTNRKPAISSLRRNLQRQYLTRLANLAMGNTSAPADCQTVAFAELKSLQDRMNKLLASNVKLDDYTRDHLTESSARIGKVLDAHLQLRLSPSGGGIFEMRYSDTGDKKP; the protein is encoded by the coding sequence ATGCTCACCCTCCGCGATTCTATCCGCCCCTTCTTATTTGGCTTGGCGGCCATGGCCGTCACCGTTTTGTGGCTCAACACCGCAGCAAAAGCCGCCGAATCGAAATCCGACGGCGATAAGCCCGCCCAAAAAACCGAGGCCAAAGACGCCAAATCGGACGCCGAATCCAAGTCCGAAGACGAAGATTCCGATTCCGGTTCTTCCTCCTCCAAACATTCCGATTCCGAACGAGGCTCGGCGAAAAAACCCAAGTTCCCTCCTTATGCGGAGTTCTTCAAAGATGCCGACGACCCCATTCCCGGCTTGATTAAGCTGCGGAGAAAGGGTGGGTCGCTCTATGCCGAATTATCCCCCGGCCAATTGAACAAAGATTTCATCGTAGTCATTTCCATCGCCCGCGGCATCGGCCACGACATGCTGTTGGCCGGCATGAGTTGGAACTTCGGCGACGATTGGATTTGGCAATTCCGCAAAACAGACGACTATATCCAAGTGGTTCGCCGTAATGTGCGCTTTACCGCCGCCAAGGGAAGCCCTGAAGAACGGGCCGTTCAACTGGCATACACCGATAGCGTTCTGTTCAGTCTCCCGATTGTCACCACCAGCCCGTCGGGCGCTTACGTGGTCGATTTGAACCAGGTGTTCATGACCGACCTGCCGGAAATCTCGCAAATGTTGACCGGCTTTTCGTTTTCTTCTCAGCGTTCCACGTGGGCCACCACGAAGGGGTTCGCCGATAACGACGAGTTGGAAGTGGCTGCCACGTACGCTTCCAGCGGCAGTACTGAAATCGATTCGGTTTCCGACACCCGCGGCGCCACCATCAACGTGCATTATTCCATCAGTTATCTGCCGCAAAACGGCTACCATCCGCGGCTGGCGGACGACCGGGTGGGATATTTCCTGAGCGTGATCAAAGATTACTCGATCAAAGGCGATGAAGAACGCTTCGTCCGCTACATCAACCGCTGGGATTTAGCAAAGGCAGACCCCAGCGCCGATGTATCCCCGCCGAAAAAACCCATCATCTTCTGGCTGGAAAAAACCATTCCATATAAGTATCGGGCTCCCGTCCGCGAGGGCATTTTGGAATGGAACAAAGCCTTTGAAAAGGCGGGCTTCGAAAACGCCATTGAAGTTCGCCAGCAGCCCGACAACGCCGATTGGGACCCCGAAGATATCAACTACAACACCTTCCGCTGGATTACCTCCAGCGCTAAATTCGCAATGGGGCCTTCCCGTGTGAATCCCACGAACGGGCAAATTCTTAACGCCAGCATTATTTTCGACGCCGATTTCCTCCAGTATTGGAGCACCGAGTACGAAACATTCACGCCGGCCAGCATTGCCGCCATGACGGGCGGCCCGCTAGATCTGAAATCGTACGAGGAGCAAGTGCATCGCCAAAATGCGGAGCGCGGTTACTATCCGGCCTGCGATTTGTCGACCGGCCGCGCCTTGGATTTTGCCCTCGGCAGCACCGTGTTAATGGCCAAAGCGGATAGCGACGATAAAGCCAAGACCAATGCCGAGGAAGATCGCATGATTATGCAAGGTCTCAAAGAAGTGACCATGCACGAAGTCGGCCACACCTTGGGTCTGCGACACAACTTTAAGGCCAGTGCCTATCACTCGCTGGAAGAAATTAACGATCCTGCAAAGATGAAAGACCAAGCGCTCGTCGCCTCGGTCATGGATTACGCCCCCGCGCACATCGTGCCCAAGGGGAAAACGCAAGGCGATTATTTTTCCACTACCATTGGCCCCTACGATATTTGGGCCATTGAATACGGTTACACGCCCGATGGCGAGAAAAAATCGCTGGACAAAATTACGTCCCGCAGCGGTGAACCCGCCCTGCAATACGCCACCGACGAAGATACTCGTGGCATCGACAGCGATCCGCTGGTCAACCGTTACGATTTGGGCAGTGACAATATCGCCTACGCCAAAGAGCGGGCCGAATTGATTGCCGATCTGTGGCCGAAAATTGTCGACCGGGTCGTCAAAGAAGGCGAAGGTTACGAAAAAGCCCGCGAGGCGTTCGGCATATTGCTCTCCCAGTATGGCCGGGCCATGTATTTTGCCTCACGATACGTCGGCGGCGTGTACGTCAATCGCAGCCACAAGGGCGATAAAGATGCTCCCGCGCCGTACGTGGTCGTAGATCCCAAAAAACAAAAAGAAGCCCTCGAACTGGTCGAGGCCGAAGTGTTCAATGACAAACCCTTCCAATTCCCGCCCGATTTGTACAACCACTTGTCGGCCTCGCGCTGGGACCATTGGGGGGCCGAAGTGCCGCTCCGCAACGATTACCCTGTCCACGAGGTCATTTCGATGTGGCAGGGTCGTATTCTCGATCAGTTACTCTCCTCCCTCACCCTCGATCGGCTGCATGACAGCGAGCTAAAAGTCCCCGCCGATCAAGATGCGTTCACCACGCCGGACCTCATCGACGGTTTAACGAAGTCCATTTTCTCGGAGCTCGATACTTTGCAAGGCGGCGATTTTACAAACCGCAAACCAGCCATCAGCAGCTTGCGCCGCAATTTACAGCGGCAATATCTCACACGTTTGGCCAATCTGGCGATGGGCAATACGTCAGCCCCTGCCGATTGTCAAACCGTGGCCTTTGCCGAGCTAAAATCCCTTCAGGATCGCATGAATAAGCTGCTGGCCAGCAACGTCAAGCTGGACGATTACACCCGCGACCACTTGACCGAAAGTTCCGCCCGCATTGGCAAAGTGCTCGACGCCCATTTGCAATTGCGCCTTTCGCCCAGCGGCGGGGGTATCTTCGAAATGCGCTACAGCGACACCGGAGATAAAAAACCATAA
- the purM gene encoding phosphoribosylformylglycinamidine cyclo-ligase, with the protein MSKATYKDAGVDLELYRQSMARLPPLLHRTFTPRVLPLDGGFAGLFQLDFANHLFARRYEQPVLVSCTDGVGTKLKVAQQMGRHSTVGIDLVAMSVNDALCCGAEPLFFLDYVAMSHDNPPLLEQLVEGVSNGCLEADCALLGGETAIMPDLYAPGDYDLAGFCVGVVERSRLIDGRAIEHDDAILGVASSGLHSNGYSLARKIVFDLAGHKPGDVVEALGGSVGDVLLTPTRIYAKVVRRILSHYTVKEVVHGIAHITGGGLLENLGRIIPENRRAIIRRGSWTVPPVFGWLQRLGEVDQAEMDQVFNLGLGLVMVVSPYYADSIRAQLSECGLESWQIGHIAAGPQGAVWE; encoded by the coding sequence ATGTCCAAAGCAACCTACAAAGATGCCGGCGTCGATCTGGAGCTTTACCGCCAAAGCATGGCTCGGCTGCCCCCGCTCTTGCACCGCACCTTCACCCCCCGCGTTTTGCCGCTCGATGGCGGTTTTGCCGGGCTGTTCCAGCTCGATTTCGCCAATCATTTGTTCGCCCGCCGCTACGAGCAACCGGTGCTGGTCAGTTGCACCGACGGCGTCGGCACCAAGCTGAAAGTCGCCCAGCAAATGGGCCGGCACAGCACCGTCGGCATTGATCTGGTGGCCATGAGCGTGAACGATGCCCTTTGCTGCGGCGCCGAGCCGCTGTTCTTTCTCGATTACGTGGCCATGTCACACGACAATCCGCCCCTTTTAGAGCAACTGGTCGAAGGCGTCAGCAACGGCTGTCTGGAAGCCGATTGTGCTTTGCTCGGCGGCGAAACCGCCATCATGCCCGATCTGTATGCCCCCGGCGATTACGACCTGGCCGGCTTTTGCGTCGGCGTGGTGGAGCGGAGCCGCCTGATCGATGGCCGCGCCATCGAGCACGACGATGCCATTCTCGGCGTCGCCTCCAGTGGCTTGCACTCCAACGGCTATAGCTTGGCCCGCAAAATCGTGTTCGATCTCGCCGGGCATAAACCCGGCGACGTGGTGGAAGCGCTCGGCGGCTCCGTCGGCGACGTGCTCCTCACTCCCACCCGCATTTACGCCAAAGTTGTCCGCCGCATCCTCAGCCATTACACGGTGAAAGAAGTCGTCCACGGCATTGCCCACATTACCGGCGGCGGTCTGCTGGAAAATTTAGGCCGCATCATCCCGGAAAACCGTCGGGCCATTATCCGCCGCGGCTCCTGGACCGTCCCGCCGGTCTTTGGCTGGCTGCAACGATTGGGCGAAGTCGATCAGGCCGAAATGGATCAGGTCTTCAACCTTGGCCTTGGCCTGGTGATGGTCGTCAGCCCGTATTACGCCGACAGCATCCGCGCCCAACTTTCCGAATGCGGCCTGGAAAGTTGGCAAATTGGCCACATCGCCGCCGGTCCACAGGGCGCGGTGTGGGAATGA